In a genomic window of Meriones unguiculatus strain TT.TT164.6M chromosome 8, Bangor_MerUng_6.1, whole genome shotgun sequence:
- the Galnt6 gene encoding polypeptide N-acetylgalactosaminyltransferase 6 — MRFLRRRHMTLRLAMLGSVFMLFLFMRQKEGSSREQAVEKPWLKSLVGRKDRVLGLMLGAVNNIRDAMPKLQIRAPEPQQAPVSPNHSCLPGFYTPAELKPFWERPPQDPNSPGADGKAFQKRGWTPLETQEKEEGYKKHCFNAFASDRISLQRSLGPDTRPPECVDQKFRRCPPLPATSVVIVFHNEAWSTLLRTVYSVLHTSPAALLREIILVDDASTDEHLKERLERHVQQLQIVRVVRQRERKGLITARLLGASVARAEVLTFLDAHCECFHGWLEPLLARIAEDKTVVVSPDIVTIDFNTFQFSRPMQRGKVHSRGNFDWSLTFGWETLPEHEKQRRKDETYPIKSPTFAGGLFSISKAYFEHIGTYDNQMEIWGGENVEMSFRVWQCGGQLEIIPCSVVGHVFRTKSPHTFPKGTSVIARNQVRLAEVWMDDYKKIFYRRNLQASKMVQENDFGDISERLRLREQLGCHNFSWYLHNVYPEMFVPDLNPTFYGAIKNLGSNQCLDVGENNRAGGKPLIMYVCHNLGGNQYFEYTSQKDLRHNIGKQLCLHASADTLGLRSCRFVGKNSKVPKDEEWELTQDQLIRNSGSGTCLTSQDKKPAMAPCNPQDPLQLWLFV, encoded by the exons ATGAGGTTCCTTCGCCGGCGCCACATGACCCTGCGCCTCGCCATGCTGGGCAGCGTCTTCATGCTCTTCCTCTTCatgaggcagaaggaagggaGCAGCCGGGAGCAGGCCGTGGAGAAGCCGTGGCTGAAGTCCCTGGTGGGCCGGAAGGACCGTGTCCTGGGCCTCATGCTAGGTGCTGTGAACAACATCCGAGACGCCATGCCCAAGCTGCAGATCAGGGCTCCCGAACCCCAACAGGCCCCGGTCTCCCCAAACCACTCCTGCCTCCCGGGCTTCTACACCCCGGCTGAGCTGAAGCCCTTCTGGGAACGGCCACCCCAGGACCCCAACAGCCCCGGGGCGGATGGAAAAGCATTTCAGAAGAGAGGATGGACCCCGCTGGAGAcccaggaaaaggaagagggctATAAGAAACACTGCTTCAACGCCTTTGCCAGCGACCGCATCTCCTTGCAGAGGTCGCTGGGGCCCGACACCCGGCCTCCCGA gtGTGTGGACCAGAAGTTCCGGCGCTGCCCGCCCCTGCCCGCCACCAGCGTGGTCATCGTGTTTCACAACGAGGCCTGGTCCACTCTGCTGCGCACGGTGTACAGCGTCCTGCACACCAGCCCTGCCGCCCTGCTGAGGGAGATCATCCTGGTGGACGACGCCAGCACGGACG AACACCTGAAGGAGAGGCTGGAGCGGCACGTGCAGCAGCTGCAGATCGTGCGCGTGGTGCGGCAGCGCGAGCGGAAGGGGCTCATCACGGCGCGGCTGCTGGGCGCCAGCGTGGCGCGGGCCGAGGTGCTCACGTTCCTGGACGCACACT GCGAGTGCTTCCACGGCTGGCTGGAGCCCCTCCTGGCTCGCATCGCTGAGGATAAGACAGTGGTGGTGAGCCCCGACATTGTCACCATCGACTTCAACACCTTCCAGTTCTCCAGACCCATGCAGAGAGGCAAAGTCCACAGCCGTGGCAACTTCGACTGGAGCCTGACCTTCGGCTGGGAGACGCTCCCCGAACACGAGAAGCAGAGGCGCAAGGATGAGACGTACCCCATCAA aTCCCCGACGTTCGCCGGCGGCCTCTTCTCCATCTCCAAGGCCTACTTTGAGCACATCGGCACCTACGACAACCAGATGGAGATCTGGGGAGGGGAGAATGTGGAAATGTCCTTCCGG GTATGGCAGTGTGGGGGACAGCTGGAGATCATCCCCTGCTCTGTGGTAGGCCACGTGTTCCGTACCAAGAGTCCCCACACCTTCCCCAAGGGCACCAGTGTCATTGCGCGCAATCAGGTGCGCCTGGCTGAGGTGTGGATGGACGACTACAAGAAGATTTTCTACAGAAGAAATCTGCAGGCATCGAAGATGGTCCAGGAG AATGACTTCGGTGACATTTCGGAGCGACTGAGACTGAGGGAACAGCTGGGCTGCCACAACTTCTCCTGGTACCTGCACAACGTCTACCCAGAGATGTTCGTCCCTGACCTGAACCCCACCTTCTACGGAGCC ATCAAGAACCTCGGCAGCAACCAGTGCCTGGACGTGGGCGAGAACAACCGAGCAGGAGGGAAGCCTCTCATCATGTATGTCTGCCACAACCTCGGCGGCAACCAG TACTTTGAGTACACGTCCCAGAAGGACCTTCGCCACAACATTGGGAAGCAGCTGTGTCTACACGCCAGCGCCGACACGCTGGGCCTCAGGAGCTGCCGGTTCGTTGGCAAAAACAGCAAAGTGCCCAAGGACGAGGAATGGGAGCTGACCCAG GATCAGCTCATCAGGAACTCAGGGTCTGGCACCTGCCTGACATCCCAGGACAAAAAGCCGGCCATGGCCCCCTGTAACCCCCAGGACCCCCTCCAGCTCTGGCTGTTTGTCTAG